In Centropristis striata isolate RG_2023a ecotype Rhode Island chromosome 15, C.striata_1.0, whole genome shotgun sequence, a genomic segment contains:
- the LOC131987098 gene encoding dixin-A-like isoform X1 yields MIASLSRGSLLDEVLHGGFNEQQLAAYVSWVNSQLKRKPGLKPITNLRHDLQDGVVLTQLIEIVAGEVLEGVYVAPQNKEESRKNVEQVLQFISSRHIRMPHISAREIVDGNLKSLMRIILALAAHFKPSANHRAASGSGRSLRGSASHNPLSTVALAQGAAAALASARLDASQPARAIRIHSGWGLDSDKSVCVRALVQQYEKGAHDDLDSPQSNSLSSVSPLSSPRAPPSCHSDRQQEERQQQEGGDESCHVVEETALDDSLSETLEKEVQETRKMVSALQALLLHGALPEDEQDVTLSLDQGNAEQQLVVIRTRLDQSMEEAQELKRELLRCKQEMRNLQGVKDAQQQRLCTQEASILQMKQEVLRASMTKDELNNQNAELQWKLDECNRLWGECKKEIGQKDRLLHQLKHKLEESKKKQSELQREMEHKNSMQIPTGTENNGYSYSGNPSPSMSDQAEEVQLLRDSLRSLRNNFRDHDPQHHTLDTLEQGIVSLIDRLHVLHSHRGRGKSPRRKGQHTDTDSWPCTKVCQSHTGPSASTKILYFTGKSPTPSMINIPKRLGEVTLKDVKAAVDREGNYRYHFKALDPEFGTVKEEVFLDAAIIPGWEGKIVAWVEEDHGEERPL; encoded by the exons ATGATCGCCTCACTTTCTAGAGGAAGTTTGCTGGATGAGGTTCTTCATGGGGGCTTCAATGAG cagcagctggcagCCTATGTTTCCTGGGTGAACTCTCAGCTGAAGAGGAAACCAGGCCTGAAGCCTATCACTAACCTCAGGCATGATCTGCAGGATGGTGTGGTGCTCACACAGCTCATAGAGATAGTTG CTGGGGAGGTGCTGGAAGGAGTTTATGTTGCCCCACAAAACAAAGAGGAAAGCAGGAAGAATGTGGAGCAAGTCTTGCAGTTCATTTCCTCCAGACACATACGCATGCCACACATATCCGCAAGAG AGATTGTTGATGGTAACCTGAAATCTCTAATGAGAATAATTCTGGCGCTGGCTGCACACTTCAAAccctcagccaatcacagggcTGCTTCTGGAAGTGGGAGGAGTTTAAGGGGTTCTGCCAGCCACAACCCTCTCTCCACTGTTGCACTTGCACAAGGTGCAGCTGCTGCATTGGCATCAGCACGACTTGATGCCTCACAGCCTGCACGTGCCATTCGTATCCACAG TGGCTGGGGGTTGGATTCggacaagagtgtgtgtgtccgtgcacTGGTTCAGCAGTATGAAAAAGGAGCTCACGATGACCTGGATAGTCCTCAGTCCAACAG CCTCAGCTCCGTCAGTCCACTGTCCTCTCCAAGAGCTCCACCAAGCTGCcactcagacagacagcaggaggAGCGCCAACAACAGGAAGGCGGAG atgaGTCATGTCACGTTGTAGAAGAGACGGCGTTGGACGATTCCCTTAGTGAAACCCTGGAGAAGGAGGTGCAGGAGACACGTAAAATGGTGTCTGCTTTGCAG GCCCTGCTGCTGCACGGTGCGCTGCCTGAGGATGAGCAGGATGTGACTTTGAGTTTGGACCAAGGCAATGCTGAACAGCAACTG GTAGTCATTCGCACTCGTTTGGATCAGAGCATGGAGGAGGCTCAGGAGCTGAAG AGGGAACTGTTGCGCTGTAAGCAGGAGATGAGAAACCTGCAGGGAGTCAAG GACGCCCAGCAGCAGAGGCTGTGCACTCAGGAGGCATCAATACTGCAGATGAAGCAAGAGGTTCTGAGAGCCAGCATGACGAAAGATGAACTCAACAACCAGAAT GCTGAGCTGCAGTGGAAGCTGGACGAATGTAACCGGCTGTGGGGCGAATGCAAG AAGGAGATAGGACAGAAGGACAGACTACTGCATCAACTCAAACACAAGCttgaagaaagtaaaaaaaagcag AGCGAATTGCAAAGAGAGATGGAGCATAAAAACAGCATGCAG attcCCACCGGCACAGAAAACAATGGATACTCCTACTCTGGAAATCCATCTCCCTCTATGTCCGAT CAGGCAGAGGAGGTTCAGCTGCTCAGAGATTCACTTAGGAGTTTGAGGAACAACTTCAGAGACCATGACCCACAGCACCATACACTGGACACCCTGGAGCAGGGCATAGTATCACTCATCGATAGACTACATGTTCTGCATTCACACAgg GGAAGGGGGAAATCTCCAAGACGGAAAGGCCAGCACACAGACACTGACTCCTGGCCTTGCACAA AGGTCTGTCAGTCCCACACTGGTCCTTCTGCCTCCACGAAAATCCTTTATTTTACTGGAAAATCCCCAACACCTTCCATGATCAATATACCGAAGAg ATTGGGAGAGGTCACTCTAAAGGATGTTAAAGCAGCTGTGGATCGAGAGGGAAACTACCGGTACCACTTCAAGGCCCTGGATCCTGAGTTTGGCACTGTGAAAGAAGAG GTATTTCTTGATGCTGCAATCATTCCAGGCTGGGAAGGAAAAATAGTGGCCTGGGTCGAAGAAGACCACGGTGAAGAAAG ACCATTGTAG
- the dlat gene encoding dihydrolipoyllysine-residue acetyltransferase component of pyruvate dehydrogenase complex, mitochondrial codes for MLRLILRLRPSAGLRCPRNLPAGPVALSSGSLRRLHSGATSRAVCFGSGFSHRGTVLRCPQLTGSYQSQRFYSLPPHQKVELPALSPTMQTGTIARWEKKEGEKINEGELIAEVETDKATVGFEILEECYLAKILVPEGTRDVNIGAVICITVDDPDLIPAFKDVTLESLQAAGAGPSPVASAPAPPAAAAAAPPPAPGSSYPPHMKITLPALSPTMTMGTVQRWEKKVGEKLSEGDLLAEIETDKATIGFEVQEEGYLAKIMVPEGTRDVPLGVPLCIIVERESDIAAFKDYVETGVAEVSTPPPAPAPVAAPVAAAPSPAPAAAAAAPAAPRKGRVFASPLAKKLAAEKGIDLAQVSGSGPDGRITRKDIDGFVPPKAAPAVAAAPTPAAAPAAPAPAAAPAAPAGTFTDIPISNIRKVIAQRLMQSKQTIPHYYLSVDVNMDQVIELRKELNAEVKAQNIKLSVNDFIIKASALACLKVPECNSSWMDTVIRQNHVVDVSVAVSTANGLITPIVFNAHTKGLAAICSDVSALAGKAREGKLQPHEFQGGTFTISNLGMFGIKNFSAIINPPQACILAVGGSEKRLMPADNEKGFDVASMMSVTLSCDHRVVDGAVGAQWLAEFRKFLEKPVTMLL; via the exons ATGCTTCGTCTGATCCTGCGGCTCAGGCCGTCTGccgggctccgctgtccccgtAACCTCCCGGCCGGGCCTGTCGCCCTCAGCTCCGGATCTCTGAGGCGGCTCCACAGCGGAGCGACATCCCGGGCCGTGTGTTTCGGCTCCGGCTTCAGCCACAGGGGGACTGTGCTGCGGTGTCCTCAGCTGACAGGCAGCTACCAGAGCCAGCGTTTCTACAGCCTGCCGCCTCACCAGAAG GTGGAGCTTCCTGCACTGTCACCCACCATGCAGACCGGAACGATCGCTCGCTGGGAgaagaaggagggagaaaaaatcAACGAGGGCGAACTTATAGCTGAG GTGGAGACTGATAAGGCCACTGTAGGTTTTGAGATACTGGAGGAGTGCTATCTGGCAAAGATCCTGGTTCCTGAAGGGACCAGAGATGTCAACATCGGAGCTGTAATCTGCATTACGGTTGACGA CCCTGACCTCATCCCAGCCTTTAAGGACGTAACATTGGAGTCACTTCAAGCAGCAGGTGCCGGTCCTTCACCAGTTGCCTccgctcctgctcctcctgctgctgcagctgctgctcctcctccagctccaggCAGCTCCTACCCACCACACATGAAG ATCACACTTCCTGCCCTCTCTCCCACCATGACGATGGGAACAGTGCAGCGCTGGGAGAAGAAGGTGGGAGAGAAGCTGAGCGAAGGAGATCTGTTGGCTGAGATCGAGACTGACAAGGCGACCATCG GCTTcgaggtgcaggaggagggaTATTTGGCCAAAATCATGGTGCCAGAGGGAACTCGGGATGTTCCCCTGGGTGTGCCGCTCTGCATCATtgtagagagagaaagtgacatTGCTGCCTTCAAGGATTATGTAGAGACTGGAGTGGCAGAGGTTTCTACACCACCTCCAGCACCAGCACCG GTTGCAGCTCCAGTTGCTGCAGCACCCAGCCCtgctcctgcagctgcagctgcagctccagcagctcccAGAAAGGGTCGTGTGTTTGCCAGCCCACTCGCCAAGAAACTCGCTGCAGAGAAAGGAATTGACCTGGCACAGGTCAGCG GCTCTGGTCCTGATGGGCGCATCACCAGGAAAGATATTGACGGCTTTGTTCCACCAAAGGCAGCACCT GCCGTCGCTGCAGCTCCCACGCCAGCTGCAGCTCCAGCTGCTCCTGCAcctgctgcagctcctgctGCACCAGCTGGGACCTTCACAGACATCCCTATCAGCAACATCCGCAAG GTCATTGCTCAGAGGTTGATGCAGTCCAAGCAAACCATCCCCCACTATTATCTGTCTGTAGACGTCAACATGGACCAAGTGATCGAGCTTCGGAAAGAACTCAATGCT GAGGTGAAAGCCCAGAATATCAAGCTTAGCGTGAATGACTTCATCATCAAAGCCAGCGCTCTGGCCTGCCTCAAGGTCCCCGAGTGCAACTCCTCCTGGATGGACACGGTCATCCGCCA GAATCATGTGGTGGATGTGAGTGTAGCAGTGAGCACAGCCAACGGTCTCATCACGCCCATAGTTTTTAACGCCCATACCAAAGGGCTGGCCGCCATCTGCTCCGATGTGTCTGCTCTCGCTGGCAAAGCAAGAGAAGGCAAACTGCAGCCGCACGAGTTCCAG GGAGGTACATTCACAATCTCTAATTTGGGGATGTTTGGCATCAAGAACTTCTCGGCGATTATCAACCCGCCTCAGGCCTGCATCCTCGCTGTCGGGGGCTCAGAGAAACGGCTGATGCCTGCTGATAACGAGAAAGG GTTCGACGTAGCCAGCATGATGTCAGTGACGCTGAGCTGCGACCACCGGGTGGTGGACGGGGCGGTCGGCGCGCAGTGGCTCGCAGAGTTCCGCAAGTTCCTGGAGAAACCTGTCACCATGCTGTTGTGA
- the LOC131987098 gene encoding dixin-A-like isoform X3, translated as MIASLSRGSLLDEVLHGGFNEQQLAAYVSWVNSQLKRKPGLKPITNLRHDLQDGVVLTQLIEIVAGEVLEGVYVAPQNKEESRKNVEQVLQFISSRHIRMPHISAREIVDGNLKSLMRIILALAAHFKPSANHRAASGSGRSLRGSASHNPLSTVALAQGAAAALASARLDASQPARAIRIHSGWGLDSDKSVCVRALVQQYEKGAHDDLDSPQSNSSVSPLSSPRAPPSCHSDRQQEERQQQEGGDESCHVVEETALDDSLSETLEKEVQETRKMVSALQALLLHGALPEDEQDVTLSLDQGNAEQQLVVIRTRLDQSMEEAQELKRELLRCKQEMRNLQGVKDAQQQRLCTQEASILQMKQEVLRASMTKDELNNQNAELQWKLDECNRLWGECKKEIGQKDRLLHQLKHKLEESKKKQSELQREMEHKNSMQIPTGTENNGYSYSGNPSPSMSDQAEEVQLLRDSLRSLRNNFRDHDPQHHTLDTLEQGIVSLIDRLHVLHSHRGRGKSPRRKGQHTDTDSWPCTKVCQSHTGPSASTKILYFTGKSPTPSMINIPKRLGEVTLKDVKAAVDREGNYRYHFKALDPEFGTVKEEVFLDAAIIPGWEGKIVAWVEEDHGEERPL; from the exons ATGATCGCCTCACTTTCTAGAGGAAGTTTGCTGGATGAGGTTCTTCATGGGGGCTTCAATGAG cagcagctggcagCCTATGTTTCCTGGGTGAACTCTCAGCTGAAGAGGAAACCAGGCCTGAAGCCTATCACTAACCTCAGGCATGATCTGCAGGATGGTGTGGTGCTCACACAGCTCATAGAGATAGTTG CTGGGGAGGTGCTGGAAGGAGTTTATGTTGCCCCACAAAACAAAGAGGAAAGCAGGAAGAATGTGGAGCAAGTCTTGCAGTTCATTTCCTCCAGACACATACGCATGCCACACATATCCGCAAGAG AGATTGTTGATGGTAACCTGAAATCTCTAATGAGAATAATTCTGGCGCTGGCTGCACACTTCAAAccctcagccaatcacagggcTGCTTCTGGAAGTGGGAGGAGTTTAAGGGGTTCTGCCAGCCACAACCCTCTCTCCACTGTTGCACTTGCACAAGGTGCAGCTGCTGCATTGGCATCAGCACGACTTGATGCCTCACAGCCTGCACGTGCCATTCGTATCCACAG TGGCTGGGGGTTGGATTCggacaagagtgtgtgtgtccgtgcacTGGTTCAGCAGTATGAAAAAGGAGCTCACGATGACCTGGATAGTCCTCAGTCCAACAG CTCCGTCAGTCCACTGTCCTCTCCAAGAGCTCCACCAAGCTGCcactcagacagacagcaggaggAGCGCCAACAACAGGAAGGCGGAG atgaGTCATGTCACGTTGTAGAAGAGACGGCGTTGGACGATTCCCTTAGTGAAACCCTGGAGAAGGAGGTGCAGGAGACACGTAAAATGGTGTCTGCTTTGCAG GCCCTGCTGCTGCACGGTGCGCTGCCTGAGGATGAGCAGGATGTGACTTTGAGTTTGGACCAAGGCAATGCTGAACAGCAACTG GTAGTCATTCGCACTCGTTTGGATCAGAGCATGGAGGAGGCTCAGGAGCTGAAG AGGGAACTGTTGCGCTGTAAGCAGGAGATGAGAAACCTGCAGGGAGTCAAG GACGCCCAGCAGCAGAGGCTGTGCACTCAGGAGGCATCAATACTGCAGATGAAGCAAGAGGTTCTGAGAGCCAGCATGACGAAAGATGAACTCAACAACCAGAAT GCTGAGCTGCAGTGGAAGCTGGACGAATGTAACCGGCTGTGGGGCGAATGCAAG AAGGAGATAGGACAGAAGGACAGACTACTGCATCAACTCAAACACAAGCttgaagaaagtaaaaaaaagcag AGCGAATTGCAAAGAGAGATGGAGCATAAAAACAGCATGCAG attcCCACCGGCACAGAAAACAATGGATACTCCTACTCTGGAAATCCATCTCCCTCTATGTCCGAT CAGGCAGAGGAGGTTCAGCTGCTCAGAGATTCACTTAGGAGTTTGAGGAACAACTTCAGAGACCATGACCCACAGCACCATACACTGGACACCCTGGAGCAGGGCATAGTATCACTCATCGATAGACTACATGTTCTGCATTCACACAgg GGAAGGGGGAAATCTCCAAGACGGAAAGGCCAGCACACAGACACTGACTCCTGGCCTTGCACAA AGGTCTGTCAGTCCCACACTGGTCCTTCTGCCTCCACGAAAATCCTTTATTTTACTGGAAAATCCCCAACACCTTCCATGATCAATATACCGAAGAg ATTGGGAGAGGTCACTCTAAAGGATGTTAAAGCAGCTGTGGATCGAGAGGGAAACTACCGGTACCACTTCAAGGCCCTGGATCCTGAGTTTGGCACTGTGAAAGAAGAG GTATTTCTTGATGCTGCAATCATTCCAGGCTGGGAAGGAAAAATAGTGGCCTGGGTCGAAGAAGACCACGGTGAAGAAAG ACCATTGTAG
- the LOC131987098 gene encoding dixin-A-like isoform X2, translating into MIASLSRGSLLDEVLHGGFNEQQLAAYVSWVNSQLKRKPGLKPITNLRHDLQDGVVLTQLIEIVAGEVLEGVYVAPQNKEESRKNVEQVLQFISSRHIRMPHISAREIVDGNLKSLMRIILALAAHFKPSANHRAASGSGRSLRGSASHNPLSTVALAQGAAAALASARLDASQPARAIRIHSGWGLDSDKSVCVRALVQQYEKGAHDDLDSPQSNSLSSVSPLSSPRAPPSCHSDRQQEERQQQEGGDESCHVVEETALDDSLSETLEKEVQETRKMVSALQALLLHGALPEDEQDVTLSLDQGNAEQQLVVIRTRLDQSMEEAQELKRELLRCKQEMRNLQGVKDAQQQRLCTQEASILQMKQEVLRASMTKDELNNQNAELQWKLDECNRLWGECKKEIGQKDRLLHQLKHKLEESKKKQSELQREMEHKNSMQIPTGTENNGYSYSGNPSPSMSDAEEVQLLRDSLRSLRNNFRDHDPQHHTLDTLEQGIVSLIDRLHVLHSHRGRGKSPRRKGQHTDTDSWPCTKVCQSHTGPSASTKILYFTGKSPTPSMINIPKRLGEVTLKDVKAAVDREGNYRYHFKALDPEFGTVKEEVFLDAAIIPGWEGKIVAWVEEDHGEERPL; encoded by the exons ATGATCGCCTCACTTTCTAGAGGAAGTTTGCTGGATGAGGTTCTTCATGGGGGCTTCAATGAG cagcagctggcagCCTATGTTTCCTGGGTGAACTCTCAGCTGAAGAGGAAACCAGGCCTGAAGCCTATCACTAACCTCAGGCATGATCTGCAGGATGGTGTGGTGCTCACACAGCTCATAGAGATAGTTG CTGGGGAGGTGCTGGAAGGAGTTTATGTTGCCCCACAAAACAAAGAGGAAAGCAGGAAGAATGTGGAGCAAGTCTTGCAGTTCATTTCCTCCAGACACATACGCATGCCACACATATCCGCAAGAG AGATTGTTGATGGTAACCTGAAATCTCTAATGAGAATAATTCTGGCGCTGGCTGCACACTTCAAAccctcagccaatcacagggcTGCTTCTGGAAGTGGGAGGAGTTTAAGGGGTTCTGCCAGCCACAACCCTCTCTCCACTGTTGCACTTGCACAAGGTGCAGCTGCTGCATTGGCATCAGCACGACTTGATGCCTCACAGCCTGCACGTGCCATTCGTATCCACAG TGGCTGGGGGTTGGATTCggacaagagtgtgtgtgtccgtgcacTGGTTCAGCAGTATGAAAAAGGAGCTCACGATGACCTGGATAGTCCTCAGTCCAACAG CCTCAGCTCCGTCAGTCCACTGTCCTCTCCAAGAGCTCCACCAAGCTGCcactcagacagacagcaggaggAGCGCCAACAACAGGAAGGCGGAG atgaGTCATGTCACGTTGTAGAAGAGACGGCGTTGGACGATTCCCTTAGTGAAACCCTGGAGAAGGAGGTGCAGGAGACACGTAAAATGGTGTCTGCTTTGCAG GCCCTGCTGCTGCACGGTGCGCTGCCTGAGGATGAGCAGGATGTGACTTTGAGTTTGGACCAAGGCAATGCTGAACAGCAACTG GTAGTCATTCGCACTCGTTTGGATCAGAGCATGGAGGAGGCTCAGGAGCTGAAG AGGGAACTGTTGCGCTGTAAGCAGGAGATGAGAAACCTGCAGGGAGTCAAG GACGCCCAGCAGCAGAGGCTGTGCACTCAGGAGGCATCAATACTGCAGATGAAGCAAGAGGTTCTGAGAGCCAGCATGACGAAAGATGAACTCAACAACCAGAAT GCTGAGCTGCAGTGGAAGCTGGACGAATGTAACCGGCTGTGGGGCGAATGCAAG AAGGAGATAGGACAGAAGGACAGACTACTGCATCAACTCAAACACAAGCttgaagaaagtaaaaaaaagcag AGCGAATTGCAAAGAGAGATGGAGCATAAAAACAGCATGCAG attcCCACCGGCACAGAAAACAATGGATACTCCTACTCTGGAAATCCATCTCCCTCTATGTCCGAT GCAGAGGAGGTTCAGCTGCTCAGAGATTCACTTAGGAGTTTGAGGAACAACTTCAGAGACCATGACCCACAGCACCATACACTGGACACCCTGGAGCAGGGCATAGTATCACTCATCGATAGACTACATGTTCTGCATTCACACAgg GGAAGGGGGAAATCTCCAAGACGGAAAGGCCAGCACACAGACACTGACTCCTGGCCTTGCACAA AGGTCTGTCAGTCCCACACTGGTCCTTCTGCCTCCACGAAAATCCTTTATTTTACTGGAAAATCCCCAACACCTTCCATGATCAATATACCGAAGAg ATTGGGAGAGGTCACTCTAAAGGATGTTAAAGCAGCTGTGGATCGAGAGGGAAACTACCGGTACCACTTCAAGGCCCTGGATCCTGAGTTTGGCACTGTGAAAGAAGAG GTATTTCTTGATGCTGCAATCATTCCAGGCTGGGAAGGAAAAATAGTGGCCTGGGTCGAAGAAGACCACGGTGAAGAAAG ACCATTGTAG
- the zgc:165604 gene encoding immunoglobulin superfamily member 11: MGSSGRWMLWTLCVCFSALENVALRVTMRESSLKVVQGDVVVLPCSFFTSSPLSRLNVIWTLAPSSSPDTPIQVIVYDHGQVIEDPSLIGRVGFTGIPWSADIILNDTRVSDAGIYRCMVNNPPETADPGIGELELSVLASPSLPECQWDGDIDMGGSVTLSCSVAEGVPTPEIRWDKLNPEEIALPINMEGELAGSVQIVNVSSQTSGLYRCSATNLLGTENCYVNLSIYTTPDSSSGILQGVLLTLSMSLVLLALLVLVLWLHRTGQDGRWREGKEEEEDECYNEIRYTPSLMKRSFV; encoded by the exons ATGGGTTCTTCTGGAAGATGGATGCTCtggaccctgtgtgtgtgtttctctgctctGGAGAATG TTGCACTCCGGGTAACCATGAGGGAATCCAGTCTCAAGGTGGTTCAAGGGGATGTTGTCGTGCTGCCCTGCTCCTTTTTCACGTCCAGCCCGCTCTCCAGACTCAACGTCATCTGGACTCTGGCTCCCTCCTCCAGTCCTGACACCCCCATACAG GTGATTGTATATGATCACGGACAGGTGATTGAAGACCCTTCACTCATTGGCAGGGTGGGTTTTACAG GTATTCCCTGGAGTGCAGATATTATTCTGAATGACACACGTGTGTCAGACGCTGGTATTTACCGCTGCATGGTCAATAATCCACCAGAGACGGCAGATCCAGGTATCGGAGAGCTGGAGCTCAGTGTTCTGG CGTCACCTTCACTGCCTGAGTGCCAGTGGGACGGAGATATTGATATGGGAGGAAGTGTCACGCTGTCCTGTTCGGTGGCTGAGGGTGTCCCCACTCCAGAGATCCGCTGGGATAAACTGAATCCAGAGGAAATTGCACTTCCCATCAACATGGAAG gagAGCTGGCAGGTTCCGTCCAAATAGTCAATGTGTCATCTCAGACATCTGGCCTGTATCGCTGCTCTGCCACTAACCTCCTGGGAACAGAGAACTGTTACGTCAACCTGTCCATCTACACCA CCCCGGACAGTTCCTCAGGCATACTGCAGGGCGTGCTGCTCACCTTGTCCATGAGCTTGGTGCTCCTGGCgctgctggtgctggtgctgtGGCTCCATCGCACGGGACAGGAcgggaggtggagggaggggaaagaggaggaagaggacgagTGTTACAATGAGATACGTTACACTCCATCTCTGATGAAGCGCTCGTTTGTTTGA